The Phaseolus vulgaris cultivar G19833 chromosome 10, P. vulgaris v2.0, whole genome shotgun sequence DNA window CTGGTACTATCATCTCTTAGGTGGTGGTAGTTCTCGAGGTAGAAGACAAAAACAAGGTGAAGATGTGGTGCACTCTTTGAAGGTGTCCTTGGAGGATGTCTATAATGGTGCAAATAAGAAACTATCTCTTTCTAGAAACGTATTATGCCCAAAATGTAAAGGGTATGCACCTATTTGTGTTTATATTTTTGTACATTTAATTTATTGAGAGAATGTTAACCTTTGATTCAATCACTTTAACTCTTTATAAATACATGTTTTGTATTTCACATCACAGTATAATTAGTATATGCTCCTTTAGAATCTTGCTTTCTCAGAAAATATATTGTATTAGgttgatgatatttttttagaattccTAATGTTCAATATTTGCTATGCTGTCCATGTGGAATCCCAAATGGAGTATGTTAAGATGTCTTTTTAACCGAAAAAGAGATATGTGCATTTACTTGTGTTAGTGCATGTGCATGGCATAGCTGTCTATGACACATGATTTGGGTGCTATAGTGACATCATATTTGCGATGTCTGGCCACATCTGTGGTCTATTGTGTGGAATTGTGTTGATGTGTAAATTGTGAGATATAGTATCATCTGTCTTACTGTATCCTGTTATCACTTCAACAACTCTGTCATCTTTCAGATAGAGACAGTTCacatttttttctctaacaTCTCTCTGTTCTCTCTCTCCACTGTTCCTATTAGTGCATGTGCATGACTTAGCTGGCAGTGGAAAAGTTTTAATTCTGTATCTTACATTaagataattattaatattgacTCGGGATAGGATTCACAATTGGGGAATATGAAAAGTTTGTGAAATACAAGTTAGGATAATCCAATGTGTCTTTTAATTAGGCATGTTAGTTCATGTCAGTCTTGTCATAATCTATTAGTTTGTGTTtgtagaatttatttattatttgaatatAATCATGCATCTTAGTGATGTgtttgtcagaatttgacaaaTAATCAGCTATAACAATGCATTTACATTCAATTATATTGATAATTCAGGAAAGGGTCAAAAAGTGGAGCAGCTAGTAGGTGTTTTGGTTGCCAAGGCACTGGTATGAAGGTCACAAGAAGGCAGATAGGACTAGGCATGATTCAACAAATGCAACATGTCTGCTCGGACTGCAGAGGATCTGGTAATGGAAACTTTGTTTTCAATATTCGTCAGGTTTTCAGGTTGCTTTTATGATGTTTTCTCAATCTCTTCTCTCATTTATGCAGGTGAGGTTATTAACGAGAGAGATAAATGTCCTCAGTGCAAAGGAAACAAGGTTACTCATGAAAAGAAGGTGCTGGAGGTGCATGTTGAAAAGGGGATGCAGCAGGGTCAGAAGATTATTTTTGAAGGACAAGCTGATGAAGCTGTAAGTGGTTATGTTTTGTACCTATTTTTAACACTGAAGTAAATATTACCTTGATGTTGATAATTAAGGCCTGGTAATGTTGGTTTCTTACATAAAATGAACTCCTTGTTGCAGCCTGACGCATTGACAGGGGACATTGTTTTAGTATTGCAAGTGAAGGAGCACCCAAAGTTCAGGAGGGAGCAAGACGATCTCTTCATTGATCACAATCTCAGCTTACGAGAGGCACTCTGTGGCTTCCAGATTGCTGTCACACATCTTGATGGTAGGCAATTACTGATCAAATCAAACCCTGGGGAAGTCATCAAGCCaggtaataaaaaaattctggGAGTACAGATAGCTGGAGTTTCATTCAACCTTTATATTCGATTTTCTGAGTTATGTATTTTAATTCTGCTATGTAGGTCAATATAAAGCAATAAATGATGAGGGAATGCCACAACACAACAGGCCATTCATGAAGGGTCGTCTCTACATCCAGTTTAATGTTGATTTCCCAGACACAGGGTTTATTTCCCCTGATCAATGCCAGTTATTGGAGAAGGTATTACCTCAGAAGGGCAGCAAGAACATGTCAGCTGCGGAGCTGGATGACTGTGAAGAGACCACTTTGCATGATGTCAACTTGAAGGAGGAGATGAGACGAAAGCATCAACACCATTACCGCGAGGCatatgatgaagatgaagatgatggTCCTTCTGGTGGTCACCGAGTGCAATGTGCTCAACAGTAGTGCAATTTATGCAATTTATGGTAGAGGTTATATGTTTTCTGCATGGTTATCTTTTTGTTTGCATAATGCAGCAGCTACCATAACTGCGTGATAAATTTACCTTTAGGTATTATCTGGTAATGTTGTTAGTTTCTAGTTCATGGCAAATAACTAAGTATGTTTCTTTTTATTGCAATATCaagtttatgaaaattaaatgcCCTTTGGTATACATATTTGATTCTTTGGGACGTGGTAGTGTTCTATAATGATTCCAGATCCCAGATGCATGCTTCCTAATACTATCTTGTTCTTAGCTCTGGTAATCCTTCAAAATATAttctcattattattattattttagtttaggGCTAATAAAGATTGTTAATAGTAATAACAGTGATTCAATTAGTTCTAATTCCCTATTGCTCTTTTTGATTAAATATTTAGTACAAGTTTGGTTTGGTTTAGCATAATTTATAAACAcctttagaaaataataaaacttcTTCATAAACACTTTCATCTCCAAAGTTAATTGAGTGTTTTCTATGAACTAAAACAATTTGTTAAAACTTATTCATACAATTTATGTAAGtatcataaattaatatatttttaaacaaacatcatatcataatttataataatataaaatgaaaatatcactgtttaaattattactattcaaaaatataaaatatttgtattaaatgAAAGAAATGCAACAATGTCATTAATAAGGACAAGCTTACATAATAGATGGAAATAAAATTACACTTAAtctaatataaaattacatGAAAGTGAGGTAAAAATATGATTTGAAATAATTGACTAAACCatgtttttataacaaaaagaAGCAACAGTTGATAAGTccctttttgtttattttaaatatatttcagattaaattttactaattcaaagaaaataaaatcacCTGTTAGATGCATAGTTTGATTAATATTTGATCCTCacgaattttaaattttgtatagtAATAAAATGGTTAATAGATTAGTTCTTGCTACAATTGATTGATCTGTCTAATTTTCAAAACTATGCTAAATTCACATTTGAATTTAATAAGGTAGATTACAATCCCTTTGTTTACCAGGATAAAATTTTAATCTCTTACTATTAATTAACTCATGCTATGGATGATTGAAGTTAAATTCTCTTCTCCtacttaaaaaaaagtgtatgaTTATGAGTAATATTAGATTAGGTTTTTTATCAAACACGTAGTAAGCAAACACATAGTTTGATTAAATTGCACAAAAGGAGTTAAACACAAATCTGATTAAGGGAGACTCAATCAATTATGCAAACTATAATATAATTACTATAAGTTTAGACaatacattaataaaaaaacaaaataaattattgatgaAATGTTTAATTATGTTACAACCTAAATTAAAACTAGACAATCATACACAAAATAACTGaatatttaaactaaaaatttaagaaataaaccttagaagaaagaaaatagaaaaaaaaaagtagtttgaAGAGAGAATGCAGAGAGAACTTTTACAAGCAGAAAGTAAGAGCTACTGCAAAAAGAGAGAAATAGTGAGGAAATATGATATCATTGAAATCATGTAATAAAACAATAACGAAACTTAGATGATAAAGTTGAGATGAACCTGATAGTGAAGGAATAACGAAAAGAGAAAAGCGTTGAAATAGGAGAGAATGCGCAGAGAGTGATGAAGGAGCAGATAGAACTGAGAAGAGCAATAGCAGAGAGAGGTGCATTTATCCAACTGAGAGGGAATAtggtatttcaaattttttctttattactgAATTTCAAATTCCGCAATATCTTGCTTATTTATTTGTGccctaaaaatatatataattttataaaagttttcttaccaaaataatatttttactttaaagaatttaaattagttaaataaataaaatattcttttaaattttcttttctaaacaCTAATACGATAATTACTTTGGATAAGAATCCTAAACTCAAAACCTTAAACTCAAAACAATTAAACGAGATTGATGTGGTGATGATGTTGGATGAAGTCAAAGCGACCTGTGATACTGGATGAAGACAATGCGACCTGTGACATTGGATGAAGCGACCAAGGAAAAACAATTGAGAAAGACATAAATTGGATGAGAAAAGTAAATCACAAAATTGCATTGCATTGTGAGATAAAGAAAAGAATTGAGAAAGACATAAACTAGATGAGAAAAGTAAAATCACAAAATTGTATTGCATTGTGTTTGATtacaagataaaataaaataaaattgagaaagACATAAACTTGATGAGAAAAGTAAAACCACAAAAATATATTGCATTGTGTTTGATTAcaagataaaagaaaagaattgaGAAGGACATAAACTGGATGAGAAAAGTAAATCACAAAATTGCATTGCATTGTGATTGATTAccagataaagaaaaaaattgagaaagaCATAAACTGGATGAGAAAAGTAAAATCACAAAATTGtattacattgtgtttgatTACAAGATAAAGAAAAGAATTGAGAAAGACATAAACTTGATGAGAAAAGTAAAATCACAAAATTGTATAACATTGTGTTTgattacaaaataaaagaaaaaaattgagaaagaCATAAATTGGATGAGAAAAGTTAAATCACAAAATTACATTACTTTTGTTTGATTACAAGATAAAGAAAAGAATTGAGAAAGGCATAAACTTGATGAGAAAAGTTCAATCACAAAATTGCATTGCATTGTGTTTgattacaaaataaagaaaagaattgAGAAAGACATAAACTTGATGAGAAAagtaaaattacaaaattgtaTTGCATTGTGTTTGATTAcaagataaaagaaaagaaatgagAAATGCATAAACCatgataaaagtaaaattaaaaattgtatgCATTATGTTTGATTACAAGATAAAAGGGGTTAAAAAGAAAACTCTTGTTAAGAGAGTCGGGCCTTACATAATTGGGCCCAAAACAAAGGAGAAAGAACGGTGACAATGAGAATAATCCAAATGAGTCCATAACAAAAATTGTTATAAATTGTATTGCATTGAGTTTGATTAtaagataaagaaaataattgagAAAGACATAAACCGGATGAGAAAAGTAAAATCACAAAATTGTATTCATTGTGATTGATTACTAGATAAAGAAAAGAATTGAGAAAGGCATAAACTGGATGAGAAAAGTAAAATCACAAAATTGTATTGCATTGTGTTTGATTacaagataaaagaaaataattgagAAAAGCATAAATTGGATGAGAAAAGTTAAATCACAAAATTGCATTGCATTGTGTTTGATTACcagataaataaaagaattgagAAAGAGATAAACTTGATGAGAAAagtaaaattacaaaattgtaTTGCATTGTGTTTGATTAcaagataaaagaaaagaattgaGAAAGACATAAACGATGAGAAAAGTAAAATCACAAAAATTGTACGCATTGTGTTTGATTATGAAAtaaaagaagttaaaaaaaaaactcttgttAAGAGAGTCCGGCCTTACATAATTGGACCCAAAATAAAGGAGAAAGAATGGTTACAATGAGAATAATCCAAATGGGTCCATAACAAAAACTTTTATCTATATCTATACCTATAAAGGGGATTTCGCTTTTTAActttccttaattttttttcctattttatgcTTATATCAATActtgattttatttcattattatgaaCATTGCGACATTTcctattttttctaattttttaaattttaaatttcaaaccCTAACCTTTTTcgaaaaactataaaaattttaaatatccaaatttttaaatttttagtcttaaattttcaaaattttctcttatatttttaaaaatttcaaatcttaAAAGCCTTTTCGAAACA harbors:
- the LOC137819654 gene encoding dnaJ protein homolog 1-like encodes the protein MFGRGGPRKSDNSKYYDILGVSKNATEDEIKKAYRKAAMKNHPDKGGDPEKFKELGQAYEVLGDPEKKEMYDQYGEDALKDGMGGGGSSFHNPFDIFESFFGGSSFGGGGSSRGRRQKQGEDVVHSLKVSLEDVYNGANKKLSLSRNVLCPKCKGKGSKSGAASRCFGCQGTGMKVTRRQIGLGMIQQMQHVCSDCRGSGEVINERDKCPQCKGNKVTHEKKVLEVHVEKGMQQGQKIIFEGQADEAPDALTGDIVLVLQVKEHPKFRREQDDLFIDHNLSLREALCGFQIAVTHLDGRQLLIKSNPGEVIKPGQYKAINDEGMPQHNRPFMKGRLYIQFNVDFPDTGFISPDQCQLLEKVLPQKGSKNMSAAELDDCEETTLHDVNLKEEMRRKHQHHYREAYDEDEDDGPSGGHRVQCAQQ